A genomic region of Nymphaea colorata isolate Beijing-Zhang1983 chromosome 2, ASM883128v2, whole genome shotgun sequence contains the following coding sequences:
- the LOC116249092 gene encoding uncharacterized protein LOC116249092 has protein sequence MVSQVIDSMRENAEIFVGEFECQKKAIQLLNEFSIPGGLLPLDNIVEIGIVRSEGFIWLRQKRKKDHYFEQISRSVSFAAEITAFIEPRRMKKVTGVKAKELLLWIGVSEMLVDNSNSGNVQFKTHSGISRSFPVSAFVN, from the coding sequence ATGGTTTCTCAAGTGATTGATTCCATGAGAGAGAATGCTGAGATCTTTGTTGGAGAGTTTGAGTGCCAAAAGAAGGCAATCCAACTCCTCAATGAGTTCAGCATCCCCGGAGGGCTCCTCCCTCTAGACAATATAGTAGAAATTGGTATAGTCCGATCTGAAGGCTTCATATGGCTTCggcagaagaggaagaaggaccATTACTTTGAGCAGATTAGCAGGAGTGTCTCGTTCGCTGCAGAAATCACTGCATTCATTGAGCCTCGACGGATGAAGAAGGTGACTGGTGTGAAGGCGAAGGAGCTCCTTCTCTGGATTGGGGTCTCGGAGATGTTGGTGGACAACTCAAATTCAGGGAATGTCCAGTTTAAAACACATTCTGGGATTTCCCGATCATTTCCTGTTTCAGCTTTTGTAAACTGA
- the LOC116249254 gene encoding uncharacterized protein LOC116249254, whose translation MASLSFFISAVLLLYLCGGSSSSRLAPVWQRGSKAGSLPPSCERIECPSYDLVQEGNGFEIRRYDSPVWMTTSPIEDISLVNATRTGFFQLFDYIQGKNKYNEKIEMTAPVMTEVSPSDGPFCASSFAVSFYVPAKNQADVPPSENLHAQRWGVRYAAVRQFSGFVSDYSVGEEAAALQASLAGSSWSEAIKKSQKAGDTKSSYTVAQYNSPFEFDHRVNEIWLLFDMDESHII comes from the exons ATGGCgtccctctccttcttcatctCCGCCGTCCTCCTCCTCTACCTCTGCGGCGGCTCTTCGTCTTCCCGGCTGGCCCCTGTTTGGCAGCGAGGGAGTAAAGCGGGGTCTCTGCCTCCCTCGTGCGAGCGGATAGAGTGCCCGAGCTACGACTTGGTGCAGGAGGGGAACGGGTTCGAGATCAGGCGCTACGATTCCCCTGTTTGGATGACCACCTCCCCCATCGAGGACATCTCTTTAGTCAATGCCACCAGAACAGGCTTCTTTCA GCTATTCGATTACATACAGGGGAAGAACAAGTACAATGAGAAGATAGAGATGACCGCCCCTGTGATGACGGAGGTCTCACCCAGCGATGGACCGTTTTGTGCATCATCTTTCGCAGTCAGCTTCTACGTTCCGGCGAAAAATCAGGCCGACGTCCCACCCTCCGAGAATCTCCACGCCCAAAGGTGGGGTGTCCGATATGCGGCAGTCCGACAGTTCAGCGGTTTCGTGTCCGATTACAGCGTTGGCGAAGAAGCAGCGGCGTTGCAGGCGAGCCTTGCCGGGTCCAGCTGGTCGGAAGCCATCAAGAAGAGCCAGAAGGCTGGAGACACTAAGTCGTCCTACACGGTGGCTCAGTACAACTCCCCCTTTGAATTCGATCACCGAGTGAACGAGATCTGGCTGCTGTTTGACATGGATGAGTCCCATATCATATAA